Proteins found in one Plasmodium knowlesi strain H genome assembly, chromosome: 12 genomic segment:
- a CDS encoding microfibril-associated protein-like, translating into MSSVNELLNYFVVNDDKDDVAKGGEGAKSRAEQLERERQKENEKAVVRRYFPGKKPHYAKNAKEEDDGEDDDEEEDTVHAGNDALTEYLQKQGHAQRSGHTDRDPGSDLPNARGHVDSRYERLKNKSIKGDERERITRRVREVKVINHPEEVKEEGTQKSQRGEEEEADNYEKYFPVGEEEQERDTEEEDEADAEDESSNSTDDQSDEESDDENYMNGEDGNAPMKHEYVFKTKRKTLLETQEKEKSENLLLKGEESEKKIIELEKKEKAIEETIYNDIMIEQMKNQKNNLFSSDENFDNDEDDQEEPNEEEYQLWKIRHLNRLKRDELDRKKHELVKDEISERRKMTDREIMEQNKFLPHKEKKKKKKMLFMQKYYHRGGFFQDLFEEGKEEIYTRDYNEPVYEDKVDKENLPKVLRVRRGNFGKQGQTKYTHLLDNDTSRKDSLWANRDMEDRRARRKEDLFERPTYRKG; encoded by the exons atgagtTCTGTGAATGAGCTATTAAATTACTTTGTGGTTAATGACGATAAGGACGATGTGGCCAAGGGAGGAGAGGGAGCCAAGTCACGGGCTGAGCAACTGGAGAGGGAGAGacagaaggaaaacgaaaaggcGGTCGTCCGGAGGTACTTCCCAGGAAAG AAACCCCACTACGCGAAAAACGCAAAGGAGGAGGACGATggggaggatgatgatgaggaagaggataCCGTCCATGCGGGTAACGATGCTCTGACAGAATATTTACAGAAACAAGGCCACGCACAAAGGAGTGGACATACGGATAGGGATCCTGGGAGTGACCTGCCAAATGCCCGTGGCCATGTCGACTCCAGATATGAGAGactcaaaaataaaa GTATCAAGGGAGACGAACGGGAAAGAATCACCCGACGGGTTCGAGAAGTAAAGGTTATCAATCACCCGGAggaagtgaaggaagaagggacCCAAAAATCGCAAagaggggaggaagaagaagcagacAATTATGAGAAGTACTTTCCCGTAGGAGAGGAAGAACAGGAACGTGAtacggaggaagaagatgaagcaGACGCTGAGGATGAATCTAGTAACTCTACTGATGATCAATCAGATGAGGAGTCTGACGATGAAAACTACATGAACGGAGAGGATGGAAACGCTCCGATGAAACACGAGTATGTGTTTAAAACGAAAAGAAAGACACTATTAGAAAcacaggaaaaggaaaaaagcgaGAATCTACTATTAAAAGGTGAGgagagcgaaaaaaaaataattgaactggagaaaaaagaaaaggcaatAGAGGAAACCATATACAACGACATAATGAtagaacaaatgaagaatCAGAAAAATAACTTGTTCTCATCTGATGAGAATTTCGATAACGACGAGGATGATCAGGAAGagccaaatgaagaagaatacCAACTGTGGAAGATTCGTCACCTGAACAGACTAAAGAGAGACGAACTCGACAGGAAGAAGCATGAACTTGTAAAAGACGAAATAAgcgaaaggaggaaaatgacaGACAGAGAAATAatggaacaaaataaattccttccacacaaggagaagaagaagaaaaagaaaatgctcTTTATGCAAAAGTACTATCACAGAGGAGGATTTTTTCAGGATCTCTTTGAAGAaggtaaagaagaaatttacaCGCGTGACTACAACGAACCAGTGTATGAAGATAAAGTCGACAAGGAGAACTTGCCAAAGGTGCTTCGCGTAAGGAGGGGTAATTTCGGCAAGCAGGGACAAACCAAGTACACCCACTTGCTCGACAACGACACCTCCAGGAAAGACTCGCTCTGGGCGAACCGGGATATGGAGGACCGCCGCGCCCGCCGGAAGGAAGATTTGTTCGAGCGCCCTACCTACCGGAAGGGATAA
- a CDS encoding asparagine synthase, putative, producing the protein MNNFLVKVHTDDDQIREELHNQFAQNVFSRKTHKQASHDSEQWEEPPRYILSEHYVDTYLTPFLIRSDEEGDPYHCVFCQLDVRRGAGTDANKSSPSIRGDTTTNGVTHPNDVTPPNGVTPPNDVTPANIDPRSGERTLQVQLCASHIYFENMETERYHVKTNERGYKFQQYMIKNRDVLLVHGSCRYGDRDLCSRRTDVKGLYEYIRKNREDVEKALNSLEGSFFLLYIHYSNEHANMYFCNDAWGMKSVIFFYGQSSILLTNSYAFFINYHFNYTKGDGVNYLFDNSSVNERLNLIHYDGVFGADDEVLPKWSGSPMGCSEEGDFTPQSIINDKVGIQINPYYIYNVNIFERTKVVLKSITKRNSIYTKDIEWSNDHLSVQENFHRICNFVERHYFTYSGNREEWTLLKCTIQESLKDYIDGDSNKRRDAETVLNNCFVQLYMNLLRGVIERKIEEVFSKKEDQYKVEENHLNDACENEKKKKKERKNFLQNIPFTVKCDNLGGKVKSVGILFSGGIDSTLLALTTIRAYFNRCTDGYVELINVCFDDNAVDRYTSLISYEQIVKLHPQYDIRLVFVDVSPEDLLKYEKIIFSLMSPNNSTMDFNISAAFFFANLGRGVLFSRSFFQRPEWAYIKGRVSSALKVPGPKEADSAVTRGVEADKTEVDTTEADATETKSKCRICQFVRSIRCIHRCCSVCCRKVRYVYRKEFYQGRSSHTSRSGDIYQMESNESRDSDVQRNYGERSLFIMVKKKKVLINFKIFGVCPAHKERVYDYERIDSLFREFQRELGMRQRDIDGGHEEGQGNSTHEEPKDSAPSCADMFRDTRYENFIDQFVAKHAENDPQKFEQIKSLFYVKSKREGNNAISMDQQKKEKFFIDEDESPQKEETLNYLKRDLYQSCSGSHYIEQQGSYQCNHHLLIIGSGADELFGGYYRQNNRHLTKGESKQTINFKKNEMIKDLRRIWTRNLYRDDRILTFTSFTNKVLCYPYLDMHLVNFLFMVSFYIVEAPLGGLGQLEGPSCFPENAEKEKPSNVECSCLYEHIRTHKVSKWVLRMAIFFSHCKELMLFKKKAIQFGSKSKNVQMYMREWISRKSGNITGRETSKAPQASSKLLLPSDKKKGTDRYILLS; encoded by the coding sequence ATGAACAACTTCCTGGTGAAGGTTCACACGGACGACGACCAGATCAGGGAGGAACTTCACAACCAGTTCGCGCAAAACGTATTTTCGAGGAAAACCCACAAACAGGCATCACACGACTCTGAACAATGGGAGGAACCGCCAAGGTATATTCTCTCGGAGCATTACGTGGACACGTATTTAACTCCGTTTTTGATTAGAAGTGATGAGGAGGGGGATCCGTATCACTGCGTGTTTTGTCAGCTAGACGTGCGTCGCGGCGCGGGTACCGACGCAAATAAAAGTAGCCCCTCCATTAGGGGGGATACTACGACTAACGGTGTTACCCACCCTAACGATGTAACCCCCCCTAACGGTGTGACCCCCCCGAACGATGTAACCCCCGCGAACATTGACCCCAGGAGCGGTGAGCGAACACTGCAGGTGCAGCTCTGCGCCTCCCACATCTACTTCGAAAACATGGAAACGGAGAGATACCATGTGAAGACAAATGAACGAGGGTATAAGTTCCAACAGTACATGATAAAAAACAGAGATGTACTCCTGGTTCATGGCAGTTGCAGATACGGTGATAGGGATTTGTGTTCACGCAGAACAGATGTGAAAGGATTATATGAGTATATTAGGAAAAATAGAGAGGATGTGGAAAAGGCGCTGAACTCACTAGAAGGaagtttcttcctcctctataTCCATTATTCAAACGAACACGCAAACATGTACTTCTGTAATGACGCATGGGGAATGAAGTCGGTTATCTTCTTCTACGGACAATCATCCATCTTATTAACAAAttcatatgcattttttattaactaCCATTTTAATTATACCAAGGGGGATGGAGTCAATTATCTGTTCGATAATTCATCTGTTAATGAACGACTCAACTTGATTCACTACGATGGAGTGTTTGGAGCAGATGATGAGGTTCTCCCTAAGTGGAGTGGATCCCCCATGGGGTGTAGCGAAGAAGGAGATTTCACCCCCCAGAGTATTATCAACGACAAGGTCGGAATACAGATAAACCCCTACTACATTTACAACGTAAATATATTTGAAAGGACCAAAGTGGTGTTAAAGAGCATTACTAAAAGGAATAGCATCTACACCAAGGATATCGAATGGAGTAACGATCACCTCTCCGTTCAGGAGAATTTTCATCGTATTTGCAATTTTGTTGAAAGACATTACTTCACATACAGTGGAAATAGGGAAGAGTGGACTCTCCTAAAATGCACCATTCAAGAATCGCTAAAAGATTATATTGATGGCGACTCCAACAAACGGAGGGACGCAGAGACGGTGCTAAACAACTGCTTTGTCCAATTGTATATGAACTTGTTAAGAGGAGTCATTGAGAGGAAAATTGAAGAGGTTTTttcaaagaaggaagatcaATATAAAGTAGAAGAAAATCACCTGAACGATGCatgtgaaaatgaaaaaaaaaaaaaaaaagaaagaaaaaattttctacaAAATATTCCCTTCACAGTTAAATGCGATAACCTCGGGGGAAAGGTAAAATCGGTGGGGATCCTCTTCTCGGGAGGGATAGACTCAACCCTACTAGCGTTAACAACGATCAGGGCGTACTTCAATCGCTGTACAGATGGGTATGTCGAACTGATAAATGTTTGCTTCGACGACAATGCGGTTGATAGGTACACCTCCCTAATTTCGTATGAACAAATTGTAAAGCTTCATCCCCAATACGACATCAGATTAGTCTTTGTTGATGTCTCTCCAGAGGATTTACTCAAATATGAGaagattattttttctttgatgTCCCCAAATAACAGTACTATGGATTTCAACATATctgctgcttttttttttgccaatttggggaggggggttcttttctctcgttcctttttccagCGCCCCGAGTGGGCCTACATAAAGGGGCGCGTTTCCTCCGCGCTGAAGGTGCCAGGCCCAAAGGAGGCGGACTCAGCGGTAACCCGAGGAGTGGAGGCAGACAAAACCGAGGTAGACACAACCGAGGCAGACGCAACCGAGACAAAATCCAAATGCAGGATCTGTCAATTTGTCAGGAGTATCAGGTGCATCCACAGGTGTTGCTCCGTCTGTTGCAGGAAGGTTCGCTACGTCTACCGGAAAGAATTTTACCAAGGTAGATCCTCACATACGTCAAGGAGTGGCGACATCTATCAGATGGAGAGTAACGAAAGTAGGGACAGTGATGTCCAAAGAAATTATGGAGAGAGATCCCTTTTCATtatggtgaagaagaaaaaggttttaattaattttaaaatatttggtGTGTGCCCTGCGCATAAGGAGAGGGTGTACGACTATGAGCGGATCGACTCTCTGTTCAGAGAATTCCAAAGGGAGCTTGGCATGAGGCAGCGAGACATAGACGGGGGCCACGAAGAAGGTCAAGGCAACAGCACACACGAGGAGCCAAAGGACAGTGCACCTTCCTGCGCCGACATGTTTAGGGACACGCGCTACGAAAACTTCATAGATCAATTCGTTGCGAAACATGCGGAAAACGATCCGCaaaaatttgaacaaataaaaagccTCTTTTACGTAAAGTCGAAAAGGGAAGGTAATAATGCGATTAGTATGGATCaacaaaagaaggaaaaatttttcatagaTGAAGATGAATCTCCTCAGAAGGAAGAGACATTGAATTACCTTAAGAGAGACTTATACCAAAGTTGCAGTGGATCCCACTACATAGAACAGCAAGGTTCATACCAATGCAACCACCACCTGCTAATCATAGGTAGTGGAGCAGATGAGTTGTTTGGAGGCTACTACCGCCAGAACAATAGACATCTGACAAAAGGAGAATCCAAACAAACAAtaaattttaagaaaaacgaaatgatAAAGGATCTGAGAAGAATTTGGACGAGGAATTTGTATCGAGATGATCGTATATTAACATTTACTAGTTTTACTAATAAGGTTCTTTGTTATCCCTACTTGGATATGCACCTTGtaaattttctctttatgGTGTCATTTTACATTGTAGAGGCTCCTCTTGGAGGGTTGGGACAGTTGGAAGGGCCATCCTGTTTTCCGGAAAATgcggaaaaagagaaaccaTCAAACGTTGAATGCTCCTGCTTGTATGAGCATATTAGAACCCACAAAGTTAGCAAATGGGTTCTGCGCATGGCAATCTTTTTCTCACACTGCAAAGAATTAATGCTCTTCAAAAAGAAAGCTATTCAGTTTGGTTCTAAATCGAAGAACGTTCAGATGTACATGCGGGAGTGGATCTCCCGTAAGAGCGGTAATATCACGGGGAGAGAGACGTCGAAGGCGCCCCAAGCTTCTTCCAAACTGCTCCTCCCcagtgacaaaaaaaaagggacagaCAGGTATATTCTCCTGTCCTGA
- a CDS encoding protein BCP1, putative translates to MEKQEKGPSEVEANQGSAPLQDRMNDKKNRHFEVKKKKMKSGKGSNAPVGKNGKEKKKHLKGVKKSDEKEGKKKGKKIKGKKIKGKMSKRKEKLKKKKKVKEEREHNQEEDNEEEDELVVDFELIDPTDKYKDNVRILLRSTELYSNLKCTEELVSIICDQQNIGKFLCVANGPNVSGKEGFVDDPTDGKGDLSNSVDYNMVGFQTIINVNQYTEIGTLKEFLLQKVKKVNVPDYVESAKEITFLLSSNETKNIGLLIGHRILNTPITLVPLIHKNIIEDVYWSQGIEDLDESEKKFYFFDCLLFYTKVYKNEEGEIIFSNYEEEYFFQNKTHHVLYNNNNVKKFYEVVNGKNREVTYKEFITIFVVPFGKVGEALKEMQRGVTEPSLSVGSAVSGATFGRS, encoded by the coding sequence ATGGAAAAGCAGGAAAAAGGGCCTTCGGAAGTCGAGGCAAACCAAGGCAGTGCCCCACTGCAGGATCGCAtgaacgataaaaaaaatcgccattttgaagttaagaaaaagaaaatgaagagtgGAAAGGGGAGTAACGCCCCCGTTGGTAAAAacggaaaggagaaaaaaaaacaccttaaaggggtaaaaaaatccgatgagaaggaggggaaaaaaaaagggaagaagatcaaagggaagaagatcAAAGGAAAGATGAGCAAACGGAAGGAGAAgcttaagaagaaaaaaaaggtaaaggaggaaagagaaCATAATCAAGAAGAAGACAACGAAGAGGAGGACGAACTCGTTGTTGATTTCGAACTGATAGATCCCACAGATAAATACAAAGACAACGTAAGGATTCTCTTAAGAAGTACAGAGCTTTATTCCAATTTAAAGTGTACTGAAGAGTTAGTAAGCATTATATGCGACCAACAGAATATTGGGAAGTTCCTTTGCGTAGCGAATGGGCCGAATGTTAgcgggaaggaaggttttgtTGACGATCCCACAGATGGCAAAGGAGACCTATCCAATAGTGTTGATTATAATATGGTAGGCTTCCAAACGATAATTAACGTAAACCAGTACACAGAAATTGGTACCTTGAAGGAATTCCTACtgcaaaaagtgaaaaaagtcAACGTGCCAGATTACGTAGAGAGCGCAAAGGAAATCACGTTTCTGCTCTCCTccaatgaaacaaaaaacatAGGCCTGCTAATTGGTCATCGCATCCTAAACACACCCATAACGTTAGTTCCACTAATTCACAAAAATATCATTGAAGATGTGTACTGGTCTCAAGGGATTGAAGATCTAGACGAAAgtgaaaagaagttttattttttcgattgCCTGTTATTCTATACGAAGGTTTACAAGAAtgaagagggggaaattattttttctaattacGAGGAGGAgtacttttttcaaaacaagACTCACCATGTCTtatacaacaacaacaacgtGAAGAAGTTTTATGAAGTGGTGAATGGGAAGAACAGGGAAGTGACCTACAAGGAGTTCATCACAATTTTTGTCGTTCCCTTTGGCAAGGTGGGTGAGGCGCTTAAGGAGATGCAGAGGGGTGTCACAGAGCCTTCCCTTTCGGTTGGTTCTGCAGTTAGTGGTGCTACATTTGGTCGTAGCTAA